Proteins encoded in a region of the Tubulanus polymorphus chromosome 10, tnTubPoly1.2, whole genome shotgun sequence genome:
- the LOC141911843 gene encoding uncharacterized protein LOC141911843 codes for MTFKMLQNKSCILSVCVLVLVILILQVQQSSAAGKCGCTMDQFTASATVNYTLGENGKYGVYQNWVRYSIDNKNKRMREDIRTISGRKLSTVVVDLKKKVGWVTIPGVFDCAVFVPLGEMDDRCLFRKGEEFALHDFDVEKYEVKLPHFPGKLIATFDKKSCYPTEFKITSAYTYSGTKVEMLAKFDFISPYVYDGAFDSLCEGEPTMVMQTPSINGKSAADIAQVISYFSRR; via the exons ATGacgtttaaaatgttacaaaatAAG TCGTGTATATTGTCAGTATGTGTGTTAGTGTTGGTGATACTGATACTGCAGGTGCAGCAGTCCTCAGCAGCTGGTAAATGTGGCTGTACTATGGACCAGTTTACGGCTTCCGCTACCGTCAATTATACATTAGGAGAAAATGGAAAGTATGGAGTTTATCAGAATTGGGTTCG ATATTCGATTGACAACAAAAACAAGAGAATGAGGGAAGATattcgaactatttccggtAGAAAATTATCCACTGTCGTcgtcgatttaaaaaaa AAAGTTGGATGGGTGACAATTCCTGGTGTTTTCGATTGCGCTGTATTTGTACCATTGGGTGAGATGGATGACAGATGCTTGTTTC GAAAAGGAGAAGAATTTGCATTGCACGATTTCGATGTTGAGAAATATGAAGTGAAATTGCCTCATTTCCCCGGAAAACTCATCGCTACATTTGATAAGAAGTCTTGTTATCCgacagaatttaaaatcacTTCAGCCTACACGTATTCGGGAA ctaAAGTAGAAATGCTCgctaaatttgatttcatttcgCCGTACGTGTACGATGGAGCGTTTGACTCTTTGTGTGAAGGAGAACCAACTATGGTAATGCAG aCGCCCAGTATAAATGGTAAAAGTGCGGCTGATATAGCGCAGGTTATATCGTACTTCAGCCGTCGTTAG
- the LOC141911947 gene encoding sarcoplasmic calcium-binding proteins II, V, VI, and VII-like, with protein sequence MSTNVRGRGRRTQALPKMQVSKLSQFQEEKLLIYFNFFDDNKDGLLEKNDFENLQRKIVDYAAWPEKSSLANWCREIHNTFFHSLCERKAAMILDASDDGSHDISIIKDTDTTHIAVEEWLSMWEKLLHGAMSMNDFPVWLQLLPKVLFEVVDVKGDSVIDEEELEEYYSGFLKLEDHDPKDIARRAYNDITDNGKYPLNVQSFEQCFANFLLGRSTNFGPGKYILAAFVDTIEDKIQIILPKDDVIERRPGAKRRRFSSNPSVKRYWRNA encoded by the exons ATGTCTACGAACGTCAGGGGAAGGG GACGTCGAACGCAAGCGCTTCCGAAGATGCAAGTTTCTAAACTCTCACAGTTTCAAGAGGAAAAACTTCTcatctatttcaattttttcg ATGATAACAAAGACGGACTTTTGGAGAAGAATGACTTTGAAAACTTACAGAGA AAAATCGTGGATTACGCCGCATGGCCGGAAAAGTCGAGTTTGGCAAACTGGTGTCGTGAAATTCATAACACATTTTTCCATAGTTTATGCGAAAGGAAAGCCGCCATGATACTCGACGCGAGCGACGACGGCAGCCATGATATATCGATCATTAAAG ATACAGATACAACTCACATAGCAGTAGAAGAATGGTTGAGTATGTGGGAGAAGTTACTCCACGGTGCTATGAGTATGAATGATTTCCCAGTCTGGTTACAACTACTTCCTAAAGTTCTATTCGAAGTCGTAGATGTTAAAG GTGACAGTGTGATCGACGAAGAGGAACTTGAAGAATATTATTCCGGATTTCTAAAACTCGAAGATCACGATCCTAAAGATATTGCGCGTAGAGCATACAATGATATAACTGAT AATGGTAAATATCCATTAAACGTTCAATCATTCGAGCAATGTTTCGCTAACTTTTTACTGGGAAGATCGACGAATTTCGGACCGGGAAAATACATCTTAGCAGCGTTTGTCGATACGATAGAAGACAAAATACAGATCATTTTACCGaaagatgacgtcatcgagAGGCGACCCGGAGCGAAACGGCGACGTTTCAGTTCGAATCCGTCTGTTAAGAGATATTGGAGAAATGCTTGA
- the LOC141911736 gene encoding glutathione S-transferase 3, mitochondrial-like — protein MAPCFSKSACYDILPPGYGCVIMTGVGSLFLNMYFAQKVMKARKDFDVAYPTMYTDNNEFNCIQRAHQNYIENYPQFLMLLFIGGLQFPRLTAAAGSLYLVGRVFYARGYSTGDPQKRYQGAFGYIGLLVMLGNTICAACHMLPKCEKPQLPWRN, from the exons ATGGCTCCCTGTTTCTCAAAATCAGCGTGTTATGATATCCTACCTCCGGGTTATGGTTGTGTTATTATGACCGGTGTCGGAAGTCTATTCCTCAACATGTATTTCGCCCAGAAAGTTATGAAAGCACGAAAAGACTTCGATGTTGCA TATCCTACAATGTACACagataataatgaattcaACTGTATTCAAAGAGCTCATCAGAATTA TATTGAGAATTACCCACAGTTTCTGATGCTACTGTTTATTGGTGGTCTTCAATTCCCA CGTCTAACAGCAGCTGCTGGTAGTTTGTATCTAGTTGGAAGAGTATTCTACGCACGAGGATACTCAACTGGAG atcccCAGAAGCGTTACCAAGGAGCGTTTGGTTACATCGGTTTGTTGGTTATGTTGGGTAACACTATCTGCGCTGCGTGTCACATGCTGCCGAAATGTGAAAAACCTCAGTTACCCTGGAGAAATTAA
- the LOC141911653 gene encoding uncharacterized protein LOC141911653, whose amino-acid sequence MKGSLFIIPALGVLAIAHFLLKYARKKIRQIRDEAALPSKADLIPALSGVDLNSLAVLSQSSDINLRRCAEQFIVERFTSRKEYLEALFTECLNGDTLKGCTVLITILSNGYWPVGFDTVTMVTMAKVLMQHSPKETSTKQLRIDQLATEGLFTSYAMEYNPSEKLKMLVREVPGIAFHLIDRLEVSRDKDILRFSLLMVHEFISLEETEKYIVISDGVKILSQVFNSQQGDSNMQNLCLQCLIELASKYPIEPVIFDMHRQLIACLRTTDENENKLLIKHALMMLSKLKVENLCKIAEIPGIVGAFSRNLSGPLDLQQQVLQLLFNIACDSVTFKQQILNCHDIINVLPVLYQSSDKEVCSYSLALTHCLLYDAESSVALKLVNSNDKIVSSLSSLTNLRGELAIHGMVVGILAVFCCSEEAILKVMKHAKAIPAIIYFVKLYSSDKDIKTNGTGMLLNLAMTSDANKKAILEAGGLSALLDVAWEDNEMELSTMAAKTLIILAHSGFSTQMKVEFASDYGTLSVAGNRVIVTEPKFDVIRWKLSTNKLKHVLHAVKMSDLDEFIIPTGPTFYSGGIVYVFIATGQKPKSILSELFNREFKESLIFENDEGISSIDEIVSVNGNCILIGVIQGGALYIKHHQISTDNEINLEYNIDLDDLVQRITLEKLTSPMISILIESPVNASISKITELELLEVFAHQKLHAQAFMITNGWFGHIRYMILHVSDGLDKQQEIEPLGYLHCLAAVKLLAILAVPHDAVVLNFHEFLPLLLSLQNAITNLWIKDMIDTSTDLQKHVIKKYNEILQNIARVSLLVIYRACHSTKMLNSIQTVYSSWSLLLSSGNISSWFEVVCGYILNTLSCCDNKEVINSDAGVCCTFSESDSTPSIQLSANKLQVRNDDDRTFESIRTTHSVSATDDIMQFYAGWYYEVTLNSSGIIQLGWATADCKFTPLKGLGVGDDEHSVAYDGYRAKKWNGALTSNQAVNDYGEKWNKGAVIGCLLTKTGDVSYTQNGIPLGIAFQDIDMNKKWFPAVSLSTDQQVTFNFGAAEFSFQPPADYISIYKYAVNSSEEIESNVKPKSEPKEDLENYVNQSEINHPVPSLYYEIQLDQPSKQTLEFGYITGNKSVKKTCLLNGYTLELPDNKQVNVRYPLCIGLGYLLYETAFLITMNGNVVDMKFPITLTSQVHLLPYFNDSRLNVNYGSKSFKYSVCNDKKYNLTAGALLMDYFTLSTTQT is encoded by the exons ATGAAAGGAAGTCTATTTATAATACCAGCTCTCGGTGTTTTAGCTATTGCTCATTTTCTGTTGAAATACGCGCGGAAAAAAATCCGACAGATACGAGATGAAGCTGCGTTACCTTCAAAAGCGGATTTAATTCCAGCTCTGAGCG gaGTTGATTTAAATTCACTTGCTGTTTTATCTCAATCGAGTGATATCAATCTCAGACGATGCGCTGAACAATTTATTGTTGAAAGATTCACATCGAGAA AAGAGTATCTCGAGGCTCTGTTTACGGAATGTTTAAATGGAGATACGTTGAAAGGTTGCACGGTGTTAATCACTATTTTGAGTAATGGATATTGGCCGGTAGGATTCGATACGGTTACTATGGTAACGATGGCTAAAGTTCTCATGCAACATTCGCCTAAAGAAACCTCGACAAAACAGTTAAGAATTGATCAGTTGGCGACTGAAGGTTTATTCACTAGTTACGCGATGGAGTATAATCCAT CTGAGAAGTTGAAGATGTTGGTTCGAGAAGTTCCTGGAATAGCGTTTCATTTAATCGATAGATTAGAAGTATCTCGTGATAAAGATATATTGCGTTTTAGTTTGTTAATGGTGCATGAATTTATTTCTCTGG aagaaacagaaaaataCATCGTCATTTCTGATGGAGTGAAAATTTTATCCCAAGTATTCAACAGTCAACAG ggAGATTCAAATATGCAGAACTTATGTCTtcaatgtctcatagaattggcTAGTAAATATCCAATTG aACCAGTTATTTTTGACATGCATCGTCAGTTAATTGCTTGTTTACGCACGacggatgaaaatgaaaataaactgctCATTAAACACGCATTAATGATGCTTTCAAAACTGAAAG TTGAGAATCTGTGTAAGATAGCTGAGATTCCTGGTATTGTCGGAGCATTCAGCAGAAATTTGTCCGGTCCATTAGATTTACAACAACAAGTATTACAACTTTTATTCAATATCGCCTGTGATTCTG TTACATTTAAACAACAAATCCTGAATTGTCATGATATAATCAATGTGTTGCCTGTACTGTATCAGAGCAGTGATAAAGAAGTTTGCTCTTATTCTCTGGCTTTAACTCATTGTTTACTTTATGATG CTGAAAGTTCTGTGGCTTTGAAACTAGTGAATTCTAATGATAAGATAGTATcaagtctaagctcattaACGAATCTACGTGGTGAATTAGCCATACATGGGATGGTTGTTGGAATATTAGCTGTATTCTGCTGTTCCG AGGAAGCCATTTTGAAAGTGATGAAACATGCCAAAGCTATTCCCGCAATCATATACTTTGTTAAGTTGTATTCATCCGATAAAGATATCAAGACAAATGGAACAGGAATGTTACTCAATTTAGCTATGACATCAG ATGCGAATAAGAAAGCTATTTTAGAAGCTGGTGGATTGTCAGCATTGTTAGACGTAGCTTGGGAAGATAATGAAATGGAACTCAGTACGATGGCAGCTAAAACTCTAATCATTCTAGCTCATTCAg GTTTTAGCACTCAAATGAAGGTGGAATTTGCTTCTGATTACGGCACATTATCAGTAGCTGGTAATCGTGTGATCGTCACTGAACCAAAG TTTGATGTGATCAGATGGAAATTATCTACGAACAAGTTGAAACACGTTTTACACGCAGTTAAAATGTCTGATTTAGATGAGTTTATAATTCCTACTGGTCCTACTTTCTATTCTGGTGGAATCGTTTATGTATTTATCGCGACTGGTCAGAAACCGAAATCTATCTTATCAGAACTTTTCAATAGAG AATTCAAAGAGTcgttgatatttgaaaatgatgaaggtATTTCTAGTATTGATGAAATAGTCTCAGTGAATGGTAATTGTATATTGATTGGTGTAATACAAGGAGGAGCTTTATACATTAAACATCATCAGATCTCTACTGATAATGAAATCAACTTGGAATATAACATTGATTTAG atgatttagtgcaGCGAATCACATTGGAAAAATTGACTTCACCAATGATCTCAATTCTTATAGAATCTCCAGTGAATGCATCCATCAGCAAAATAACA GAGTTGGAACTATTAGAAGTATTTGCCCATCAGAAGTTACACGCTCAAGCCTTCATGATCACTAATGGATGGTTCGGACATATCAGATATATGATTCT ACATGTTTCCGATGGTTTAGACAAACAACAGGAAATTGAACCACTTGGATATTTACACTGTTTGGCAGCTGTGAAACTGTTGGCAATATTAGCGGTTCCACACG ACGCcgttgttttgaattttcatgaGTTTTTGCCTCTTTTGTTGAGTCTTCAAAACGCGATCACGAATCTTTGGATTAAAGATATGATTGACACATCCACTGATCTTCAGAAACATG tGATAAAAAAGTACAATGAAATCCTACAGAACATTGCTCGTGTTTCACTACTGGTTATATACAGAGCGTGTCACTCTACTAAAATGTTAAACTCCATACAAACAGTTTATAGTAGCTGGTCTCTGTTATTATCATCAGGAAATATTTCCTCTTGGTTCGAG GTTGTATGTGGATATATACTCAATACTCTTTCCTGCTGCGACAATAAAGAAGTTATCAATTCTGATGCCGGTGTTTGTTGTACATTCAGTGAATCAGATTCTACTCCTTCTATTCAGCTTTCCGCTAACAAACTTCAG GTTAGAAATGATGACGATCGAACATTTGAAAGTATACGCACAACGCACAGTGTATCAGCTACTGATGACATCATGCAGTTTTACGCTGGATGGTATTATGAA GTGACACTGAATTCTAGTGGTATTATTCAGTTAGGATGGGCGACTGCTGATTGTAAATTTACACCGTTAAAAGGTTTAGGTGTCGGCGATGATGAACATTCCGTTGCTTATGATGGATATAGAGCTAAAAAATGGAATGGTGCGCTTACATCAAACCAG GCTGTGAATGATTATGGAGAGAAGTGGAATAAAGGAGCTGTAATAGGTTGTCTTCTTACTAAAACTGGTGATGTTTCTTACACACAAAACGGAATTCCCCTCGGTATCGCATTTCAAG atattgACATGAATAAGAAATGGTTTCCAGCCGTATCTTTATCTACAGATCAACAAGTTACATTTAACTTTGGTGCCGCAGAATTCAG TTTTCAACCACCAGCTGATTATATATCCATTTATAAATACGCTGTGAACAGTTCAGAAGAAATTGAGTCGAACGTGAAGCCAAAATCAGAACCT aaagaAGATTTAGAAAACTACGTGAATCAATCGGAAATAAATCATCCAGTTCCATCTTTGTATTATGAAATACAACTGGATCAACCTTCGAAACAAACGCTCGAGTTCGGATATATTACTGGAAATAAATCTGTGAAG AAAACGTGTTTATTGAATGGTTACACTTTAGAATTGCCCGATAACAAACAG gTCAATGTTAGATATCCATTGTGTATTGGTTTGGGTTATTTACTGTATGAAACAGCGTTTTTGATAACTATGAATGGTAATGTTGTCG ATATGAAATTTCCAATCACTTTAACGAGTCAAGTTCATTTGCTGCCCTACTTTAACGATTCTAGGTTGAATGTTAATTACGGATCAAAGTCATTCAAATATTCGGTTTGTAACGATAAGAAATACAATTTAACTGCAGGTGCTTTACTGATGGACTATTTCACATTAAGTACCACTCAAACCTAA
- the LOC141911652 gene encoding plasminogen-like, which yields MSGLTCLLWVTHEEHYKADQFSDKTMNTSYCRNPDLDSTGPWCAYGLGERDWETCNIPFCEPAIECRMNELGSNYTGRTWKSISGKECLNWQSATNFNASDFPDPTEYDAANYCRNPTRDVRGLYCLVDLNGSVVKEYCDISLCYGKNLEPVSSEMSN from the exons ATGTCCGGTTTAACGTGTCTATTGTGGGTAACACACGAAGAACATTATAAAGCCGATcagttctctgataaaacGATGAATACAAGTTATTGCAGAAATCCAGATCTAGATTCTACAGGACCGTGGTGTGCTTACGGGCTCGGAGAACGTGACTGGGAGACTTGTAATATACCATTCTGCG agCCGGCTATTGAGTGTAGAATGAATGAACTCGGTAGTAATTACACGGGTAGAACTTGGAAATCTATCAGCGGTAAAGAGTGTTTAAACTGGCAATCCGCAACTAATTTTAACGCCTCAGATTTCCCAGACCCGACCGAATATGACGCGGCTAACTATTGTAGAAATCCTACTCGTGACGTCAGAGGTTTATACTGCCTGGTCGATTTAAACGGATCAGTCGTCAAAGAATACTGTGATATCTCGCTGTGTTACGGTAAGAATTTGGAGCCAGTTTCGTCAGAAATGTCGAACTGA